TAGTGGTGTGTGTTAAAAACTCAATCAAAATCGCAAACAGAAAATGAAACAAAGGGGGTTGtggaaattaaaatctatttaaaagtGAGGTGCTTCTTTATTGCCAACTAGTTGAGCCACATCGGCGTCAACATCGTCATCTTCATCATCTTCGCCATGGGCTGTAACTAGGAGGCTATACTGAATGCCCTTGTATCTAGAATGCTTGCTATGTACATCTTCGTTGGTGTGCTCCTGGTAATTCGCCTTCACTCGCTTGTTCAGCAACGGATCCAGACACATCAGGAAGAGCATGTATATCACTAAAATGGAGATGATCCAAATCACAATGATCACCACGACCTAGAAATAAGAGCAATAGGGTTAAGTAAGGAAACCTCTAGTCGGTTAATATGTGCCATACCTTGATCAGTGTAGTATTTCTTGCCACATGTGAGCACTTGCACTCGGCGCAAATGGGCAGCTCCTTGCCATTGGCATCCATACGTGGCAGCAGGGCACCAGCACAGACACTACAATTGGACAAACATATCTTAAAGACAGAAAAACtttgaattttcaaaataattttaagctaGAATTGAAATGGATCCAGTTTTATAGttctttgcatttttaatgatcaAACTTAAATAGTACTTCAATTTTCTTCCTAACAAATTTCGAAATGGTTGGCTGCTACTTTTGGTTTACTGCTTACaaacatttgaataaaattattactctcattaagtgtttaaaaacaaacgtttgatttgtaaaaatattaaattgctaaaaataCAAGTTAGTCTAATGAAACGTATGTATAGGCAAGAATCTAAAACTAACTTTATTAAACggttttaaaagattaaatacaaaatattgtttgtttgtttttcactAAGACTGGACTTAATGCATATAATTAGGGtgaagaaataaacaaaaataccattttgtgtatattaaaatgtatgcttTGAAGCTCAGATACTATAGTGTTGACCGCTGGTGTAGTAGCACTTACCACTCCGTAGATGGCGCTGTTGCGCTGCTGGTATTGGAAGAACTCTGGCCTGTAGCAGCGGGCGTCGATTTGGGAACGACCTTGGGCGTAGGCGCTTCAGTGGGAGCTGGATTGGCGCCCGTTTGCTTGGCAGGTTGTGCTGCTGCCACTGGAACTGCATGAGGGGCGCTCAGCTGGCtggcattgttgttgctgctacCAATCACTGGCAGCGTTTGCGCTGCAGTCTCagcctttgtttttttgttttgggtcgGAACAACATTCAGATTACTGGACCAGTCATGTGATATGGCTAATTAGGGGACTTACCCATGTCACGCCAACCAAATAACATATCGCCAGTAGCAGAGCGTAGACGAACAGACGCTTGTGGGccattaatttttctttgatttcaatttttctcagtttttcAGCCTTTTTTAAGAGAAATTTGCTTGCAAATTTGCAGTGTTACCGCATTTGACAGTCGCACAGAAAATACTAACGACTTGACGTTCCCGGAActagtttttttaaacaaacaaaaaatgttaattaacaCTTTACGATCTTTAGAGTAAAAcaccaatttcaatttaactcTTCAACAGCTATGtttaactatattttaatCGAGACGAATTAGTTTTTCTTCTGAATGAGTATATTTTGATGTTAATCTATTGGCAATATGagtataaatttatatattccaGCATCCATTAACACTTGTATTTCAATTCATGTTCCTTTTAACTAAAGTTttaagcactaaaaaaaactagCTTGCTATATAAAAAGGGGATCAACGAAGttcaatttgtttgaaattCAACGATTTAATAACACCATTGCTTAGAGAATACCCTATATGACTTGCATCTCTTATAATTTTGGAGACTTCAAATACCAGAAAAAAGTATCTCATTTGTAGTTTTGGTATTTATTGGGGAAACTGGTTATGCGAATTGCGAAACGCCTGGTCACACCGGCATTCAATCCCTGAGCTGTCACAAAATC
This genomic window from Drosophila gunungcola strain Sukarami chromosome 3R, Dgunungcola_SK_2, whole genome shotgun sequence contains:
- the LOC128260502 gene encoding uncharacterized protein CG1161 — encoded protein: MAHKRLFVYALLLAICYLVGVTWAETAAQTLPVIGSSNNNASQLSAPHAVPVAAAQPAKQTGANPAPTEAPTPKVVPKSTPAATGQSSSNTSSATAPSTECVCAGALLPRMDANGKELPICAECKCSHVARNTTLIKVVVIIVIWIISILVIYMLFLMCLDPLLNKRVKANYQEHTNEDDEPAPPLPAVNNQELSARANVLNRVGHQQDKWKRQVREQRRHIYDRHTMLN